The following is a genomic window from Pieris rapae chromosome 24, ilPieRapa1.1, whole genome shotgun sequence.
AATATTTTAGTCATACCTCAATTATATTTCTGACACAGTGAAATCTATATAAGTCGAATATCAAAGGAAATGCAAAGTTATGCGAGTCAACGAGTTTTCaactatacatacatacatatgatTTAAATGCTGAAATTTCGTCTATACAGAGGCGCGATTTCTAAAGCTAATTAGCGTATGTGTTGTCGATTTGTTGAGTTTAATTTGATCAGTTTTGTAGTACATatctatttttgaagttatctTTTGGCGCATTAAGGAAAAATTATGgtgtatttttctattgtaaGTGTCGTTTTATCTACAaacgtagatttttttttatattgttacgccaaagaagtataacttaagATTAATGAGATTAAAacgaattacatattaattaagtaaactgTACTACTACGACGAACGGAATTACCTTTCGAAATTAGAGTTATAGAGAATAAATTTGTATCATCAATACTTTGTAGAGAAATAAGATTTTGTTCGAGTTAAAGTCTATATAATTCGAGATTCGAGGTTTAGCGCAAgggaaataacaatttttcgATTTACTAAGGATTTCGACTAATAGTGATTCGAGTTATAGAGATTACACTGTATTTAGACAGGTCCACCAAATCggttaaatttgaattatgaCACAATctgtcatataaattaaatgcaaagagtttattatataatctataaaaacaaaaatgaatcGCAAAACCCGAAGACGCAATGTTTTTAACTATTCCTTGATTAAGGAAGGCTTTTATGGAGGGAAAAATTGCATTCTTTTTTATCTCGCAGTCTatgcatagcaaaatgtttcaCGTGTTGGTATAAAAAAGTTGGGCTaagttaaaaatcatattaaggcaaaataaaattacaggcGATACAAATAAGTATTCCCTCTGTCCACCTTTACACTTTACTAATCTGTCATGACACATCAAAATAATGACAGCTGACAGCTCGCGTTAATAAACCGCTGACGCAGTGTCAAAGTTTGACGTGTGTCTGTGGTAATTTGacgatttttattaagatgtGATCGCTCTTAGCTATAACTTTCAGACATTATGACCTATTTGGATCATGTACATACATTAGGACCACCAAGATAATCTGATGATGAAGCTCGAAGGGGGATGCTCTAAATATGTCAGAGCTCATGTTTCTGatactaaaatgtatatttactgtatgatttaatgttttattggcGCTAAgctaaaattcttttaaaaggcaatttttatatatctagggccccaatattttattataaataaatacacaataagTTTATGAACATTTCTATCGCCATCTTACTTAATCAATAAACGATATTTCCATTaatatacagtaaaataaatgtctataattttttaaaatggcTACTTGTATTAGAAATTGTTTCgggaaaaattgttatcagcgccatctatcgtctaaatttaaaaatttcgctgctggccttaagggcctttacagctcggCTCAGGCTGTATTGACGAGCATAACTCGGCCTAAATGGGCGTTTTCCCATGACTATCGCAAGGGatcgtctcctgtgagacttgAACCTCAGCTTGAGCCTAGTAAATATATCTTTGAGTACTGtgaatacatttttctatataaagttTGACAATTTTATCTATACTCAGGACTATTGACTATATATGTTCAAGTATGTTGCAACATATAGAAAAAACTATTTCTTATatgatactaaaataatttccaaCAAACTTCCTAATATCTACAACGCCATCTTATAACTTGACAACCGTCAACCTTtggtactattatttttaataatttttaattcctcATTATTACAAATAGCCACATATCGTTGCTTATAAAAtcgtttcaaataatttataaatatcagcTAATATCGGCACACACacctttaaaaatcaaatacaaactGCTTACAATATAAACGTACGTTTAActgataaacaataattttcttcATAACAATTACTTGAAGCTGCATtcattattaactttaaattcaTAACAACTAATTACACTcgctattaattttatacagcGTCATCTATCGTTAAAACCTGACAGTAAATggatcaaattaaatttagaatagcgccatctattcTCAACCAATGGTACTTTCACAACTTAAGCCTGAATGCTCACAGCATTGTCTATTGTTAAAACTTGACATTTGGTAGTGACCGAAAATAAGACTTAGCTTAAAGGTCTCGTTACCAggccataaaattattaaaaaaaaaaagtttggtaaaacaaaaatttagaaTAGTGCCACCTATGCTCAAGCAATGGTACTTTCACAACTTGAGCCTGAATGCTCACAGCATTGTCTATTGTAAAAACTTGACATTTGTTAGTGACCGAAAATAAGACTTGGCTTAAAGGTCTCGTTACCAggccataaaattattaaaaaaaaaaagtttggtaaaaataaaaattttgaatagcGCCACCTATTCTCAACCAATGGTACTTGCATAACTTAAAACAGATTGCTCACAGCGCAATCTACCGCTGGTACTTATTCAACTTTTCGCAACTAGGCATACGCATTCGCTGCGCCTCTGCATACTGGCTGCTGTCACCAAAGTTACGCGCTTTCCAAGCCAGACTGTCCCGATAGTTGCGCTCGCGTTGACACGCGTGTCGTAGGTTCActgttggaaaaaaaattcaacgtttaatttgttattgttattaattgataattgaTTATGACACAAAACTagacccgacagacgttgtcctgtacACACAGTTTAAATTGTTACCTAGTTctggataaaaatatatatttttaagtaattattagcTTCATTCAGTCTTAGTATcacttaagaaatataattagttttggctgtaatttttttatcacaccatagtaaataaatgcaatagaaaaaaaatgaattaattagcactcatattgtatataagtaGAATTCCTCCTAGTATCTTCCACCAACTGATGCTCGggtaaacttttttattaatcgtcAGTAGTTTTTCTTGAGTTAAACCTGAGTGATTGAACTGTGCGTGTGTGCGATATATGAAACGGTCTAACTAAGTCCCGCCGGATATTCGGCTATTTGGCTGAATATCCAGTATCCGGCCAAACTGCTATCGGTTACATCTCTAGCCATTAgtcgaaaataaaaatttctattAGAAAAGAATATTCATACCAATATATTCCTCTTCTATCGCCATTTCAAGCCTCCGTAGCGATCCTTGGTAGTCTGTATGGAAATTGTCTTTGACGTAGTACGGTACctgaaaaataagaaaaaatataaatatttatttatttatttctcgtAATGGGGACCTTcttcttggcctcagattctgtttcatgatcatttttaaatctaataggtaagtaggtgatcagcttccagTTCCTGACACACATCGacgttttgggtctaagacatgtcagtttgctcacgatgttttccttcaccgttcgagcaaatgttaaatgcgcacatagagagtccattggtgcacagcccggatcgaacctacgacctcaggtatgagagtcgcacgctgaagccactaggccaacactgctcttgcatttttataatttaccaaaacaaataaaaataaaaaaatctaatctcACCTTCAGATTAACCGTCTCCCTCGGAACTGGATACTTGGAGCTCGGTGTGAGACTGTACACCGGCTCGCTGATGAAGAAGCCTGACATCATGGAGAGGAGGACCAGAACGACTATTGGAAGGAGCTGAACTAAGCCCGCATGGTTCTCCCTTTGTTCTGGTTCACGACGGCGACGGTATACTGTTGGGCCGCCTGCCGAGAATGCTGAaaccatttaaaattatataaatactagctgacccggaaaacgttgttttgccatgtttttatgccaaaaaattaaattttataattaacaaaaaaaaacataagggatgattgtagaggggtgaaaatttagggaaCAAACATACATGCaagtgtatcgtaaaaaaataaataaaaaaatttaggggtggacccacccttaacatttaggggtatgaaaaatagatgttgttcgattctcagacctacccaatacgcacacaaaatttcatgagaatcggtcgagccgtttggaggagttcggttactaaccccgtgacacaagaattttatatattagatgaaCTGTTGATAACCAATGTTGTGTCgtcgtaaataatataaagtattattgcTGCCGACTgaggtatttccgaaccaattaggccggcaacgtactcgcgagccctctggcattgagtgtccatgggcatcggtatcacttaacatcaggtgagcctcctgcccgtttgctgttctataaaaaagaaaaaaaaaactatctgacccggcaaacgttgttttgccatgtatattattttttattattatattgtatttctttaggtcaataaaaataattatctactataaTTTCGGGGATATACTTATAATCGAAAgcgttataaacaataaaagcgAATACATTTGATTTGAACAtcaatttccttttttttttaattgagaaaaaaaagaaattattaaaaataaaaatcgctATGgtaaaataggggttgatttTAAAGGGTTGAAATttcagggttatatgtatttacttttattttattttttttatctaaaattgaaaaaaaaattaaggggTGGATtgcccttaacatttagggggttgaaaaatagattttgtctgattctcagacctacccaatatgcacacaaaattttatgaGACTCAGGAAAGTCATTttggaggagtttaaccacaaacaccgcgacacgagaatttaatatataagataaacaTAGATATGCCATACCAGTATGTCCAAAGAACATGTTAAACAACTCCTCAGCGGTGAGATCAGATTCAAAGCCCCTCGCATAATATTGATGGTGGGTGTGTTGAGTATGGACTGGAGCTTCATCACCACGGAGATCATATTGTTTTCGCTTCTCTGGGTCTGTTAGTACTCCTGCTGCATTTCCAATAGCCTGGAAACATATTGAAGGTTTTAGTCAAGatataattatcatacatcatttttttttgtaatacagTAGATAAATATGAACCTAACAAAAATCAACAATGTTGCAACTACAGGTAAGGGATAATATAATCTCGTTTAGAGTTAAACCACACAACAACATAGAGAGCATCTTATAacaactcaaaaatatctttattcatataggtaaatatgaacacttatgaacgtcaaaaaaaaacaaattaaatgaattgtaaatttacatttacaaccagttcgcaagtcaagggcgtagagcgggtaagacaAACAACAAATGGTGTTATAAAGAGGTTACACTGCATTAATAGACATCGGTAAATTGTTTTGCCTTACACATGCATGTTGATTATTAGGTCTAAGGAGCGAGAGTTTCATTCACACATAGGAAAGTGCACAGTCATTTGCACTTATGATCAAATGTACATCCCCAGGTTTATAAGCTGCACTCCGGAATAGCTTTCCATCTAATTACTGatgtaatacaataataactatatgGTATTTGCCAGTATGTAAAACAAAGTGTTATTAAAAGtactctttataaaaaatgactTGAAAAAGCCTTATACagataaatgtaaaatgtaaataatcaatacttgattatttacaaagaaaagattacattatttttaaatgtttgtcacgtaaaagaaaattgtcaGCGTTAGTTGAATTAACAATGTTATAACACTCTTGTCAATATgttgtcataaataaataaatagtctatATTCTACCTAATCCTagtgctatatttttttaaagatttaatgcagaattaaatacatttgtatacTCTTGCTAAATAGTCTATTCATGTtgtaactaatttattttattaatacataaaacaacaaacattGGTGTTTGGCAACTCATATTTATGAGAACTTAATCAGGcattattttaaagcaaatacATATGCTAATTCCTCTAACAGTTATAAAGTTCCTAATACTAGTACTACACTGAATACATAacacatcaaacaatattattatgaagccTTTTCAATAGAATTAAAGGCTTAAGcagagtatttttaaatgcaataaataacaGTTTGCAAGGGGAAATGCATGTCTctatttgaaattgaaaccTATCTTCTCATGGCTaaacatttggttttttaaatattttggaaataaatataagaaaaaatttaaGCAGTGGATAACTGTGCTCCAAACAATAACTAGATGGTTTAGTTAGTGGATTCAGTTTCCGCACATACTCTCACAACATCCATTGTGCATAAACAGAATATGTATAAACCTTGAATGCCTCAGCGGCTCCTGGTGCATGATTCTTATCTGGATGAAGTTGGAGAGCCAACTTCTTGTAAGCTTTCTTGATGTCAGAATCTGTAGCTTCTTTTGTTACACCTGTAAAATACAACTACAGCATaagtttatttagtaaattaacaagaatagaaaatatttatttttatattgttttttcatCACATATATtgtactttgtttaatatttgggataaacaaataaaagatgtTGAGGTAGGTTCTGTATGTACTAGGTAGGTTCTATATGTAATAGGTAGGTTCTATGGTATATCTCTTGTATGGCATGGTTAACCAACTAATATTTGGTACTcagttaaattgtatttattaagaaatatgtacCTGAATATAGCTTTTACAGTGACTTAATTTAGGGCAGATCAAGGATAATATAAAGTGTTtgattatattcaattaaaaaaacactaataGTGTTCAAATAACCAGACCTGTCAACaacctaattaatattaataattagtaaacagctctttaaaatatatctgcgTAAATTATATCAAGGTCATCACtacaatactataatatatttagaagaCGTTCGTGCATACTTAGAATTTCGTAATAATCCTTGCATTTGGTATTGATTCTTTTTACAGCGTCCAGTTGTTCAGCAGTGTATTCCCTCTTTTCAGGTTGATGTGCTGCAGGCTTACGTCGCCTAAGATCATCAGGGCTGCTGGGAGGCGTTCGCTTCGAGGTTCCGGTGGGTATTGCAGCTCTAACCACGGTCAAGAGGTCCTTAGCTCTTGGTGTAGGATAAAGACGTTCAGCCTTCACTAAAAAACGCTCGGCCTTCTCATAATTCCCAGCAGTGAAGGCACTTTGCGCAATTTCTATGCAGCGCTCAGCTTCATCCTTGTTTCCTTCAATCGTCATTTTCCACGtcaacaacaataaatattaatttcccaACAACGCAAAAAAGTATTtggattaataaattgtaggGATTTCATATAGTTACgattaattactatttccTCTAATTTACGTcagaaatgaaaaatacacAGATAGAAAACTAATTTTCTAAAGTTAAAGCTTTGGCTGTGTTAAAAATTGACAGCTTCACAATCACactaaaaaaactcaaaattaaaataataaatgtataatagacataaaaaaatttctcTGTAACCTTGaaaccaaaaattaataattaaggataaaaattattttattatgaaattgtattgaatatatttctatattagcTGTTGTTACTTTATATTCTGTCAGTTTTGTCATTTTCACGTCATATGACGTATGACGTGAGTATGACGCATTCTAAATTCCTATTTCTTTGCCATTTTGTAGTCTAAtgtttattagaattaaacgCTATTCTaagaaaatctttatttaacttaGTTATATCACGATCCAAAATAAAGGCGTAACTTTAAGCAGTTGTAAGAGACatcgttttattatttcctttttattcaACGTTAAATAAAGTGAAGAAATGTCCGTTCCGCCAATTTACAATCCGGTAAGTAAAATgcgttttattcttatttattgcaaTGGAGCCTTGAGAAAAACGTTTCAGAAACatcttttgtaattttcaaGGCTTTTCAGCTAGATACCGGCggcttttgtaatttatttgctatGTAAATACTCTTCGATAACGTAATACTACTTATCATCACCATTAAGGGAAAAAATTATCGTGAAGGATGTCAGCTTattgctaaatatttttaaatggttgttatttttataaaaaaattcttatgaCTGAATAAACTGGATAATACACATGGATAATCTTAATAGGCGTTAAGGGCCTCTatcacattaattaataatctttcATAGTTAATTTGAAATGTTGTTGTTTAAGGCCAAGATTTTCAGAGTAAAAGTATGATTTAGTCATCTGTACCACAGTCATAGAGAAAtagtttaatgaaataatgcaATATACCTTTtactcaaataatattattattatttcatcatCTAAAAAGGTCCTAAATATGTCTAACTAGATttgtaaaaatgaatttaacttAAGATTTCTTTAAGACagtctatttattttgatCTTTCTATAAGTACACTGGCCTCTattttgcttaaaataaaGGTACaaggataataaaaaatcatcacatataacaaaatatgaagccaatgtgtaataaaaataatttaaaaaatattaatattaattatcatcaaATATAAGGTTTAtcgaatactttttaataagtgTTAATTATGCTACTAATGACTAATTccttaatcattatttaatggTTTAAACTGTTTTCCAAGCTGATTCATTAATAGCTTTAATGGATTTAAAGTAGAATTTTTGGATAGTGTAATATATGAGCGTGGTAAACATACTAACTAGTCAATAGCAATTTTAATTCTCAACCAgtcaattgtataaatataattatctttttttaagtctaataataactaattttaaaaacataattatcttGTATGATGTGACATCATTATtcaagaataaatttaaaggtcaatttcatttaaatgataaGTCATCATATGATTCACCTGGCAAAGtatataacaaacatttttaaactggattcaagtaaaattaaaataggtatttaataataattgttatttgagGCTAAACTGTGCAAAATCCAATAAGATTGAAGATTTTAGAATTaacatataacaataaaaaaaagaagaatttTAGTTCGATCCTGTTAGATATCACTGATATGACTAACAATATCATTTTGTTACAGGTAATACCATGTGTCCATGCAATTCCCGGGGGTATGTACCCAGGCCGTATGATCCGCTTTCAAGGAACTGTTCCTCCTGGTGCTCAAAGGTAGCTAACAAATTGTTCAATATTCCTGTATAGtaaacacatacatatatcaaaTAGAAGTATCTGTCTGATTAGAAATTCTCAAAATGTGTGTGTATCTATAAACCGTGATGGTATGATGTCTGCATCATTGTACATTATATCATCACGGTATCATCACTCAAATAATCTTTGtttataaagtacatattCTTATGGggcaaaattatttgtataatttatgcgAATGTATCTTGGTTACTAATCTTAAATTGCTATTCTGAATCTAAGAATACCGCGCTTGACTATAAATGAATGCCCACagacaatataatataccatattaggaaaaaaaaatatgaatcttTAGGTGCCAAAAGGAATTTGATCCGCCAGCgtaagacattttttaaatcttaaagtattattaaaaaggtttataaaaaaagttttgattcATTATAAAGCGCTTTCTGTATGCTTTTGTGCCGTATCAAATTCTGACAGATCTCGAAAATGTCCTGTGTTGGCAACAGCGTACCCgattgaaaaatgaaatacagTGGTATTCACTATTCAGAGTGTACATAACATGGCTAcagagtaaaattaattatttatgaatacatccatagataaaaatattgatttttacgTCAGTCAATTGACGGGCACAGATTAGTCGAATCGACGATGACGTGGCAATGTTTATCTATAGACTGAatttgttctaaatataatttacatatgtgTAATTTAAGAATGATATGGCtcgtaaaaattttaacgCAGTGTTGTGGGGGTTCttgaaattatgatttttttaaatataataaattagtggcgATGCAACCTGTTTAGGTTTGGACCTCACatttatctgtttcatcatcatttttaaatctaataggcaataaTCAGCcaccagtgcctgacacacgtcgtcgactttttgggtctaagacacgtcggtttcctcacgatgttttccttcaccgttcaagcgaatgttaaatgcgcacatagaaagatagTCCATTGGTGGTCAATCGGGATTCTGGATTATCACCTCAAGCCAATACTTAACTACAATTTGTGTAGgtcattaaaaaatgttttaaaatgcaTATTAATATCTAGTCAAATAATCCATAGGTTGTTTACCTATCAGACAGTCTGACGGTCAATAAATATCGCGATCCAATATCACGATACCTGTCTCAGTATATATTGAATCAACTGGTTGTACTATAAACTAATAATGGATGATAAAAGTATGGACATTAATGCCATAATAATTTGTAGACTTTAATGTTTGagtaaaacacaaaaatactttacatAGGTATTGTAAAAACAGTGTTCTCTATCACAACATCTTACTCTGAGTGCTCATCCAAACGTCATCAACACGCACACACACATAGTCAATTTAGTGAATTATGAATCACAAacaattaagatttttatggatttttttgattatattttgattatttaaatgtgaagACCATCTGACTGGCCATACCCATATCTCAAACATCAGTACTTGACATAACCACACAATTCATTTACTCTTCTCCAGGTTCGCGATAAACTTTCAATGTGGTCCTAACACTGATCCCCGCGACGATATAGCCCTGCATCTGAACTTTCGCTTCATTGAGATGTGTATAGTTCGAAACCACTTGACTGCGATGAACTGGGGAATGGAGGAGACCAGCGGTGGTATGCCGCTTGTGAGAGGGGAATCGTTTGAGGCCCTGATACTCTGCGAACCTCAGTCATTGAAGGTGTGTATATATAGGTCACTTGGAGTGCAAATTCATTGTATGGAGTATATCGTCTGTGTCCCGAAACCGTTTGGTTTTGGTTGTATATAACCAGGGCAAACGGAATTACAGGCCTGGAAGCCTCGGGGCAACAAAGGAGTGGAAGGCCCCGTGGCCccaaattattttccaaatcaattaacaaattttta
Proteins encoded in this region:
- the LOC110995873 gene encoding dnaJ homolog subfamily B member 12, which codes for MTIEGNKDEAERCIEIAQSAFTAGNYEKAERFLVKAERLYPTPRAKDLLTVVRAAIPTGTSKRTPPSSPDDLRRRKPAAHQPEKREYTAEQLDAVKRINTKCKDYYEILSVTKEATDSDIKKAYKKLALQLHPDKNHAPGAAEAFKAIGNAAGVLTDPEKRKQYDLRGDEAPVHTQHTHHQYYARGFESDLTAEELFNMFFGHTAFSAGGPTVYRRRREPEQRENHAGLVQLLPIVVLVLLSMMSGFFISEPVYSLTPSSKYPVPRETVNLKVPYYVKDNFHTDYQGSLRRLEMAIEEEYIVNLRHACQRERNYRDSLAWKARNFGDSSQYAEAQRMRMPSCEKLNKYQR